The following proteins come from a genomic window of Flavobacterium crocinum:
- a CDS encoding HEPN domain-containing protein: MESFRTEIENPVVQKEIIELEKKIHLFRGGKIDDERFRSLRLARGIYGQRQDGVQMIRIKLPYGKVTSEQLVRITQVSDEYSTGRLHITTRQDIQIHYVSLDRTPELWADLAKDDITLREACGNTVRNITGSELAGVDVNEPFDVSPYAHGLFQYLLRNPICQEMGRKFKISFSSSDEDTALSYLHDLGFIPKIKDGQKGFKIMFGGGLGSQPAHAELLSEFVPVNEIIPTAEGIIRIFDRYGERAKRMKARMKFLIKEMGRDVFLDLVEQEKKAIAFETYEIDTTAFDGPIPEPLLEVPQVTIEDTKAYEAWKNSNVIKQKQDGYYAIGIKVLLGDFYTDKARLLAALIKNYAANELRFSLRQNIVIRHVKEENLPFFYQELAKLDFVQLGYNSVGDITACPGTDTCNLGIASSTGIAEELERVLTAEYPQYLNNREIEIKISGCMNACGQHNMSAIGFQGMSINSGKLVAPALQVLLGGGRLGNGAGRFADKVIKVPSRRGPDALRTILNDFDANGSGQKFLDYYDTKGEKYFYEILKPFADVTNLTEADFVDWGNADNYVKAVGVGECAGVVIDLVATLLFEAKEKLILAQESFDEKKWSDAIYHAYAGFVNGAKALLLSENQKTNHHAGIVDLFDTVFIDTNKIELNSTFKDLVYQINKNEPSEAFAKDYIAQATVFFDKIETFRAQELANA, encoded by the coding sequence ATGGAAAGTTTTAGAACAGAAATAGAAAATCCGGTAGTTCAGAAGGAGATTATCGAATTAGAAAAAAAGATTCACTTATTCCGTGGAGGAAAAATTGATGATGAGCGTTTTCGTAGTCTTCGTTTAGCGCGTGGAATCTACGGTCAGCGTCAGGATGGCGTTCAGATGATTCGTATCAAATTGCCTTACGGTAAAGTTACCAGCGAGCAATTGGTGCGTATTACTCAGGTTTCTGATGAATATTCTACGGGACGTTTGCACATTACAACACGTCAGGATATCCAGATTCACTATGTGAGTTTAGACAGAACTCCTGAGCTTTGGGCAGATTTGGCTAAAGACGATATTACGCTTCGTGAAGCTTGTGGAAACACAGTTAGAAATATTACAGGAAGCGAATTGGCTGGAGTTGATGTAAACGAACCATTTGATGTTTCGCCTTATGCACACGGGCTTTTTCAATATTTGTTAAGAAACCCAATCTGTCAGGAAATGGGACGTAAATTCAAAATTTCGTTCTCTTCTTCAGACGAAGATACCGCTTTGAGTTATTTGCACGATTTAGGATTTATTCCGAAAATTAAAGACGGACAAAAAGGTTTCAAAATCATGTTTGGAGGAGGTTTAGGATCTCAGCCAGCACATGCTGAATTGCTTTCAGAATTCGTTCCAGTAAACGAAATCATTCCAACAGCAGAAGGAATCATTCGTATTTTTGACAGATACGGAGAACGTGCTAAAAGAATGAAAGCGCGTATGAAATTCTTAATCAAAGAAATGGGAAGAGATGTTTTCCTTGATTTGGTTGAACAAGAGAAAAAAGCCATTGCTTTTGAGACATACGAAATTGATACAACTGCTTTTGATGGTCCAATTCCAGAGCCATTATTAGAAGTTCCGCAAGTTACAATCGAAGATACAAAAGCGTATGAAGCGTGGAAAAATTCGAATGTAATCAAACAGAAACAAGACGGTTATTATGCTATCGGAATCAAAGTTTTATTAGGTGATTTTTATACTGATAAAGCCAGATTATTAGCCGCTTTAATTAAAAATTACGCAGCAAATGAATTACGTTTTTCATTGCGTCAAAATATTGTAATACGTCACGTAAAAGAAGAGAATTTACCATTCTTTTACCAAGAATTAGCCAAATTGGATTTTGTTCAGTTAGGATATAATTCAGTTGGAGATATTACGGCATGTCCAGGTACTGATACTTGCAACTTGGGGATTGCAAGTAGTACTGGTATTGCAGAAGAATTAGAAAGAGTTTTAACGGCTGAATATCCTCAGTATTTAAACAATCGCGAAATCGAAATTAAAATTTCTGGTTGTATGAATGCTTGCGGACAGCACAATATGTCTGCAATTGGATTCCAAGGAATGTCTATCAACTCAGGAAAATTGGTTGCTCCGGCTTTACAAGTTTTACTTGGTGGAGGAAGATTAGGAAATGGAGCAGGACGTTTTGCTGATAAAGTAATCAAAGTGCCTAGCCGTAGAGGTCCTGATGCGTTGCGTACCATTTTAAATGATTTTGATGCTAACGGAAGCGGACAAAAATTCCTAGATTATTATGATACAAAAGGAGAAAAATATTTCTACGAAATCTTAAAGCCTTTTGCAGATGTAACCAATTTAACAGAAGCTGATTTTGTAGATTGGGGTAATGCAGACAATTACGTAAAAGCAGTTGGAGTTGGAGAATGTGCTGGAGTTGTGATCGATTTAGTGGCGACATTATTGTTTGAAGCGAAAGAGAAATTGATTTTGGCTCAAGAATCTTTCGACGAGAAAAAATGGTCAGATGCAATCTATCATGCTTATGCAGGATTTGTAAATGGAGCAAAAGCATTGTTATTGTCAGAAAACCAAAAAACAAACCACCACGCTGGAATTGTAGACTTGTTTGATACTGTTTTTATCGATACTAATAAAATTGAATTAAACTCAACTTTTAAAGACTTGGTTTACCAAATCAATAAAAATGAACCATCTGAAGCTTTCGCTAAAGATTACATTGCGCAAGCAACAGTTTTCTTTGATAAAATCGAAACTTTCAGAGCACAGGAATTAGCAAATGCATAA
- the cysD gene encoding sulfate adenylyltransferase subunit CysD → MSSVLKTNALESEAIYIFREVISQFDKPVLLFSGGKDSITLVRLAQKAFFPAKIPFPLLHVDTGHNFPETIAFRDKLVEELGLELIVRNVQDAIDEGKVVEETGKYSSRNSLQTTTLLDAIEEFKFDACIGGARRDEEKARAKERIFSVRDDFGQWDEKNQRPELFDILNGKIENGQNVRVFPISNWTELDVWSYIEKEKIEIPSIYFSHKRKVFLRDGLIWSHSPFVYQEEDEQIEERIVRFRTVGDMSCTAAVESYAATIEEVVGEIRSSTISERGARIDDKRSEAAMEKRKQQGYF, encoded by the coding sequence ATGAGTTCAGTATTAAAAACAAACGCTTTAGAGAGTGAAGCGATATACATTTTCAGAGAAGTAATTTCACAGTTTGACAAACCGGTTTTGCTTTTCTCAGGAGGAAAAGATTCTATTACATTGGTGCGTTTAGCGCAAAAAGCATTTTTCCCTGCTAAGATTCCGTTTCCTCTTTTGCACGTTGATACGGGACACAATTTCCCTGAAACAATCGCTTTCAGAGATAAATTAGTAGAAGAATTAGGTTTAGAGTTGATCGTTCGTAATGTTCAGGATGCTATTGATGAAGGAAAAGTGGTGGAGGAAACTGGAAAATATTCAAGCCGTAACAGCTTACAGACAACAACACTTTTAGATGCCATTGAAGAATTTAAGTTTGATGCTTGTATTGGAGGCGCACGTCGTGATGAGGAAAAAGCAAGAGCTAAAGAACGTATTTTCTCTGTTCGTGATGATTTCGGACAATGGGACGAAAAAAATCAGAGACCAGAGTTGTTTGATATATTAAATGGAAAAATTGAAAATGGTCAAAACGTTCGTGTTTTCCCAATTTCAAACTGGACAGAATTAGATGTTTGGAGTTATATCGAGAAAGAAAAAATCGAGATTCCGTCAATCTATTTCTCACATAAAAGAAAAGTTTTTTTGAGAGACGGTTTAATCTGGTCACATTCTCCTTTTGTGTACCAAGAAGAAGACGAACAAATCGAAGAAAGAATTGTTCGCTTCAGAACCGTTGGAGATATGAGCTGTACAGCAGCTGTTGAATCTTATGCAGCAACAATCGAAGAAGTAGTTGGAGAAATTAGATCATCAACCATTTCTGAAAGAGGAGCCAGAATCGATGATAAACGTTCTGAAGCTGCAATGGAGAAAAGAAAACAACAGGGATACTTTTAA
- a CDS encoding homocysteine S-methyltransferase family protein: protein MAITIKEAIKKNILILDGAMGTMLQRYNFSEEDFRGERFKDFPHPLKGNNDLLSLTQPQAIRDVHAAYYEAGADIVETNTFSGTTIGMADYHMEDLVYELNYESAKIARQVADEFTAKNPEKPRFVAGSIGPTNRTASMSPDVNDPGYRAVTFDDLRIAYKQQAEALMDGGCDLLLVETIFDTLNAKAALFAIEEVKEERNLDIPIMVSGTITDASGRTLSGQTVEAFLISVSHIPLLSVGFNCALGADLLKPYLKTLAHNTSFNVSAHPNAGLPNAFGQYDETPEQTQVFIKEYLEDNLINIIGGCCGTTPDHIRLMAEVAKDYKPRVAPVFE from the coding sequence ATGGCAATTACGATAAAAGAAGCAATAAAAAAAAATATCCTAATCCTTGACGGAGCAATGGGAACAATGTTGCAGCGCTATAATTTCTCTGAAGAAGATTTTAGAGGAGAGCGTTTCAAAGATTTTCCGCATCCATTAAAAGGAAACAACGATTTACTATCCCTAACACAACCACAAGCGATTCGCGATGTACATGCCGCTTATTATGAAGCCGGTGCTGACATTGTAGAAACCAATACCTTTTCAGGAACGACAATCGGTATGGCCGATTATCACATGGAAGATTTGGTTTACGAGTTAAACTACGAATCGGCAAAAATCGCAAGACAAGTAGCCGATGAGTTTACCGCAAAAAATCCGGAAAAACCACGTTTCGTAGCCGGTTCAATCGGGCCGACAAACCGTACAGCAAGTATGTCACCAGATGTAAACGATCCAGGTTACAGAGCCGTAACGTTCGACGATTTACGAATTGCGTACAAACAACAAGCAGAAGCTTTAATGGACGGTGGCTGTGATTTGCTTTTAGTAGAAACGATTTTCGATACTTTAAACGCAAAAGCGGCGCTTTTTGCAATCGAAGAAGTAAAAGAAGAACGCAATCTTGATATTCCAATCATGGTTTCAGGAACGATTACAGATGCTTCAGGAAGAACACTTTCAGGACAAACTGTTGAAGCATTTTTAATTTCCGTTTCGCATATTCCGTTATTAAGTGTAGGATTCAATTGCGCTCTTGGAGCCGATTTATTGAAACCGTATTTAAAAACATTAGCGCATAACACAAGCTTTAATGTTTCGGCGCATCCAAACGCAGGATTGCCAAACGCTTTCGGACAATACGATGAAACACCAGAACAAACTCAAGTTTTTATTAAAGAATATTTAGAGGATAATTTGATTAATATAATCGGTGGTTGTTGCGGAACAACGCCAGATCATATCCGATTAATGGCTGAGGTTGCGAAGGATTATAAACCTAGAGTTGCGCCGGTTTTTGAGTAA
- a CDS encoding NAD(P)/FAD-dependent oxidoreductase has translation MIKTDILIIGAGPTGLFAVFEAGLLKLKCHILDALPQPGGQLSELYPKKPIYDIPGFPEVLAGDLVDGLMEQIKQFEPGFTLGERAETIDKQEDGSFIVTSNKGTKFHAPVIAIAGGLGSFEPRKPLIEDIEFYEDKGVKYFIKNPEKFRDKRVVIAGGGDSALDWSIFLANVASEVTLIHRRNEFRGALDSVEKVQELKSAGKIKLITPAEVIGINGAEHVESLDIEENGAHRKIECDYFIPLFGLTPKLGPIGDWGLEIEKNAIKVNNALDYQTNIPGIFAIGDINTYPGKLKLILCGFHEATLMCQAAYSIINPGKKYVLKYTTVSGVDGFDGTRKEAPKAVVKAIV, from the coding sequence ATGATTAAAACAGATATACTTATAATTGGAGCAGGCCCAACAGGTTTATTTGCCGTTTTCGAGGCAGGATTATTAAAATTAAAATGCCACATTTTAGATGCTTTGCCTCAGCCAGGCGGACAGCTTTCAGAATTATATCCTAAAAAGCCTATTTACGATATTCCAGGTTTTCCAGAAGTATTAGCCGGAGATTTAGTTGACGGTTTAATGGAACAAATCAAGCAATTTGAGCCAGGATTTACATTAGGAGAACGTGCTGAAACTATTGATAAACAAGAAGACGGATCTTTCATTGTAACCTCAAACAAAGGAACTAAATTTCACGCGCCAGTTATTGCAATCGCGGGAGGTTTAGGGAGTTTTGAGCCTCGTAAACCACTTATCGAAGATATCGAGTTTTATGAAGATAAAGGAGTAAAATACTTCATCAAAAATCCGGAGAAATTCAGAGATAAAAGAGTTGTAATTGCAGGAGGAGGAGATTCAGCTTTAGACTGGTCAATTTTCTTAGCAAACGTAGCTTCCGAGGTAACTTTGATTCACAGAAGAAACGAATTCAGAGGCGCTTTAGATTCTGTAGAAAAAGTACAGGAATTAAAATCAGCTGGAAAAATTAAATTAATCACGCCAGCTGAAGTTATAGGAATCAACGGTGCTGAGCATGTTGAATCATTAGATATCGAAGAAAACGGCGCACACCGTAAAATCGAGTGTGACTATTTCATCCCACTTTTCGGATTAACACCAAAATTAGGTCCAATTGGAGACTGGGGATTAGAAATAGAGAAAAATGCCATCAAAGTAAATAATGCATTAGATTACCAGACGAATATTCCGGGAATCTTCGCTATTGGAGATATCAACACTTACCCAGGAAAATTAAAGTTGATCCTTTGTGGTTTCCACGAAGCAACTTTAATGTGCCAGGCTGCTTATTCAATCATCAACCCAGGTAAGAAATACGTATTGAAATATACAACAGTATCTGGAGTAGACGGTTTCGACGGAACTCGTAAAGAAGCGCCAAAAGCGGTTGTGAAGGCGATAGTCTAA
- a CDS encoding precorrin-2 dehydrogenase/sirohydrochlorin ferrochelatase family protein, producing MEQNELYPIFLKLHNLNVLIVGGGNVGLEKLSFLLKSSPNANVEVVAKEFHLEIKVLAENHPSITLTKSKFKKKMLKKRHMVIACTDDLKVNKKVYDLARKRYLICNIADTPDLCDYYLGGIVTKGNVKIAISTNGKSPTTAKRLREFFEEVIPEDINQMVENLNEYRKTLKGNFEDKVKKMNEITASLKK from the coding sequence ATGGAACAAAACGAATTATATCCAATATTTCTAAAGCTTCACAATTTAAATGTACTGATTGTAGGCGGAGGAAATGTAGGTCTGGAAAAGCTTTCTTTCTTGCTCAAGTCAAGTCCGAATGCTAATGTTGAGGTAGTGGCAAAAGAATTTCATTTAGAAATTAAAGTTTTGGCCGAAAATCATCCTTCGATAACATTGACAAAATCGAAGTTCAAAAAGAAAATGCTCAAAAAACGTCACATGGTAATTGCCTGTACAGACGATTTGAAAGTAAATAAAAAGGTTTACGATTTAGCGAGAAAACGCTATTTGATTTGCAATATAGCCGACACACCAGATTTATGTGATTATTATCTGGGCGGAATCGTAACAAAAGGAAATGTCAAAATTGCGATTTCAACAAACGGAAAATCACCGACAACGGCGAAAAGGCTTCGAGAGTTTTTCGAAGAAGTAATTCCGGAAGATATCAATCAAATGGTTGAGAATCTGAATGAATACCGAAAAACCTTAAAAGGTAATTTTGAAGATAAAGTAAAGAAGATGAATGAAATAACAGCTTCTTTAAAGAAATAA
- the cobA gene encoding uroporphyrinogen-III C-methyltransferase: MHNIKPKITLVGAGPGDPDLLTLKAVKALAEANVVLYDALANEEILDYAPKNAIRIFVGKRIGNHAYSQDQINQLIVDNALTYGNVVRLKGGDPFIFGRGSEEVEFAESFGIETIVVPGISSVVAVPASQGISITKRGVSESFWVITGTTSDRKLSSDIALSAKSSATVVILMGMHKLPQIIDLFQKEDKGNLPVAIIQNGTTAEEKVGVGTVDSILEVVKQKELGSPAIIVLGEVVRESNKLKGFYEEFLSKEIAR; the protein is encoded by the coding sequence ATGCATAATATAAAACCCAAAATAACTTTAGTCGGTGCAGGTCCGGGCGATCCCGATTTACTGACGCTGAAAGCTGTAAAAGCATTGGCTGAAGCAAATGTGGTTTTGTACGACGCTTTGGCCAACGAAGAAATTCTGGATTACGCACCAAAAAATGCTATTAGAATTTTTGTTGGAAAAAGAATCGGAAATCATGCTTACTCGCAGGATCAAATCAATCAACTGATTGTGGATAATGCTTTGACTTACGGAAATGTAGTTCGATTAAAAGGCGGAGATCCATTTATTTTTGGAAGAGGAAGCGAAGAAGTGGAATTTGCAGAAAGTTTCGGAATAGAAACCATTGTAGTTCCGGGAATTTCATCAGTAGTTGCCGTTCCGGCAAGTCAGGGAATTTCAATTACAAAACGTGGAGTTTCAGAAAGCTTTTGGGTAATTACAGGAACAACTTCTGATAGAAAATTATCTTCGGATATTGCTTTATCAGCCAAATCTTCTGCAACCGTTGTGATTTTGATGGGAATGCACAAATTGCCTCAAATCATCGATTTGTTTCAAAAAGAAGATAAAGGGAATTTACCCGTAGCAATCATTCAAAACGGAACAACAGCAGAAGAAAAAGTAGGCGTAGGAACCGTAGATTCGATTTTAGAAGTTGTAAAACAAAAAGAATTAGGTTCACCAGCAATAATTGTTTTAGGTGAAGTGGTTCGGGAAAGCAATAAACTAAAAGGATTTTACGAAGAATTTCTATCAAAAGAAATCGCAAGATAA
- a CDS encoding phosphoadenylyl-sulfate reductase gives MSASIVQELLEKTAALSLDETLVFLAKEFPGKVTFSTSFGQEDQVITDFIAKSNTDIKVFTLDTGRLFQETYDVFHKTLKKYKRPIEVYFPEAASVEKLLQEKGPNSFYDSVENRKECCFIRKVVPLRKALAGNSVWITGLRAEQSENRHDLNLFEYDGNFEIIKFNPLLKWTLEEVETYLSENNVPQNALHKQGFVSIGCAPCTRAIFPGEDIRAGRWWWESSHKECGLHSAKKE, from the coding sequence ATGAGTGCGAGTATTGTACAAGAATTATTAGAGAAAACTGCAGCTCTTTCGCTTGACGAAACCTTAGTTTTTTTAGCAAAAGAATTTCCGGGAAAAGTAACTTTTTCGACTTCTTTCGGTCAGGAAGATCAGGTAATTACCGATTTCATTGCAAAAAGTAATACAGATATAAAGGTATTTACTTTAGATACAGGAAGATTATTTCAGGAAACGTATGATGTTTTTCACAAAACATTGAAAAAATATAAAAGACCGATTGAGGTTTATTTTCCGGAAGCGGCATCAGTTGAAAAACTATTGCAGGAAAAAGGTCCTAACAGTTTTTACGATTCGGTAGAAAACAGAAAAGAATGCTGTTTTATTCGAAAAGTTGTTCCATTAAGAAAAGCTTTGGCAGGAAACTCAGTTTGGATTACGGGATTAAGAGCCGAACAATCAGAAAACAGACACGATTTAAATCTGTTTGAATACGATGGAAACTTCGAAATCATAAAATTCAATCCGTTGTTAAAATGGACTTTAGAAGAAGTTGAAACGTATTTGTCAGAAAACAATGTTCCACAAAATGCATTGCACAAACAAGGTTTCGTAAGTATTGGATGTGCACCTTGTACCAGAGCAATTTTCCCAGGCGAAGACATCAGAGCCGGAAGATGGTGGTGGGAATCAAGCCATAAAGAGTGCGGGCTTCACAGTGCGAAAAAAGAATAA
- a CDS encoding PDDEXK nuclease domain-containing protein, protein MSLEKQPYNELIDKIGSLLQQGRQQAVQSVNTILVQTYWYVGQHIVEFEQKGNQKAEYGSQLLDTLSNDLTQKYGKGFGRSNLFQIRQFYIKFQNIQTLSGQLTWSHYTEILKSNNDLELGFYAKQCQHERWSVRELKRQMKSSLFERLALSKEKEGVLKLAKEGHIVENAEDLIKDPFVLDFLNIPEQYQYLENELEEKIISNLQQFIMEMGKGFAFIGRQYRMSIGGKHFYLDLLFYHRILKCFVLVDLKRGEIDHQDIGQMNLYLNYFKKEEATEGDNEPIGIVLGAHKNHILVEYATDSITNKVLLSKYQLYLPDKKTLQNQLDRLLEE, encoded by the coding sequence ATGAGTTTAGAGAAACAACCTTATAATGAACTTATAGATAAAATTGGTAGTTTGTTGCAACAAGGAAGGCAACAGGCTGTGCAATCTGTCAATACAATTTTAGTGCAGACTTATTGGTATGTTGGTCAACATATTGTAGAGTTTGAGCAAAAAGGAAATCAAAAAGCTGAATACGGAAGTCAATTACTGGATACGCTTTCTAATGATTTGACACAAAAGTATGGTAAAGGTTTTGGTCGTTCGAATCTTTTTCAGATACGTCAATTTTATATCAAGTTTCAAAATATCCAGACACTGTCTGGACAATTAACTTGGAGTCATTATACAGAGATATTAAAATCAAATAATGATTTAGAATTGGGTTTTTATGCTAAACAATGTCAGCATGAGCGTTGGAGCGTAAGAGAATTAAAACGTCAAATGAAGAGTTCATTGTTTGAAAGATTAGCTTTAAGCAAGGAAAAAGAAGGCGTTTTGAAATTGGCTAAAGAAGGACATATTGTAGAAAATGCAGAAGATTTGATTAAAGATCCATTTGTATTGGATTTTTTAAATATTCCTGAACAATATCAATATTTAGAAAATGAACTGGAAGAAAAAATCATTTCCAATTTACAGCAGTTCATTATGGAAATGGGAAAAGGATTCGCTTTTATAGGCAGACAATACCGAATGAGCATTGGGGGAAAACATTTTTATTTGGATTTGCTTTTTTATCATCGAATATTGAAATGTTTTGTTTTGGTAGATTTAAAAAGAGGCGAAATTGATCATCAGGATATTGGTCAAATGAATTTGTATCTGAATTATTTTAAAAAGGAAGAAGCAACAGAAGGAGATAATGAACCAATTGGTATTGTATTGGGAGCACACAAAAATCATATTTTGGTTGAATATGCAACGGATAGTATAACAAATAAAGTGTTATTGAGTAAATATCAACTGTATTTGCCAGATAAAAAAACACTTCAAAATCAGTTGGACAGATTGTTGGAAGAATAA
- a CDS encoding sulfate adenylyltransferase subunit 1: MDVLKIATAGSVDDGKSTLIGRLLYDTKSLTTDKIEAIEKSSKQKGYDYLDFSLATDGLVAEREQGITIDVAHIYFSTAKKSYIIADTPGHVEYTRNMVTGASTSQVSIILIDARKGVIEQTYRHFFINNLLRVKEVIVAINKMDLVDYSEEVFNKIKADFQALNAKSTFKEQNVSYIPLSAINGGNVVDKSENMPWYEGQTVLEHLEGLHSHDVFEAGKARFPVQTVIRPKTEEYHDFRGYAGKLYGNSIKVGDAVTVLPSLTESKVSKIHFFDKTFDEAVAGSSITIELENDINVTRGDMIVKSDELPKIEKDITTTVCWMDSKKLVPGTKYLVQHNTNRVLAKVESIKNTIATDYSGTTEASQLAINEIGEVTIKLSKPLYFDSYNENKSNGAFILIDTATNTTAGVGFIR, encoded by the coding sequence ATGGACGTTTTAAAAATAGCAACAGCAGGAAGTGTAGATGACGGAAAAAGTACTTTGATCGGGAGATTATTGTACGATACAAAATCGTTGACGACTGATAAAATAGAAGCAATCGAAAAAAGCAGTAAGCAAAAAGGATACGATTATCTTGATTTTTCTTTGGCAACTGACGGTTTAGTGGCAGAAAGAGAACAAGGAATCACGATTGATGTTGCGCACATTTATTTTTCGACTGCAAAGAAAAGTTACATTATCGCCGATACTCCAGGGCACGTAGAATATACAAGAAACATGGTTACAGGAGCTTCGACTTCTCAGGTTTCTATCATTTTGATTGATGCCAGAAAAGGAGTAATTGAGCAAACATACCGTCATTTTTTTATCAATAATTTATTGAGAGTAAAAGAGGTAATTGTTGCGATTAATAAAATGGATTTAGTTGATTATTCGGAAGAAGTTTTCAATAAAATCAAAGCCGATTTTCAGGCATTAAATGCAAAAAGTACATTCAAAGAGCAAAACGTAAGCTATATTCCGTTAAGTGCAATCAACGGCGGAAACGTTGTGGACAAATCAGAGAATATGCCTTGGTATGAAGGACAAACGGTTTTAGAGCATTTAGAAGGATTGCATTCTCATGATGTTTTTGAAGCTGGAAAAGCACGTTTCCCGGTTCAGACAGTTATTCGTCCAAAAACAGAAGAATACCACGATTTTAGAGGTTACGCAGGAAAATTATATGGTAACTCAATTAAAGTTGGAGATGCCGTAACAGTTCTTCCTTCTTTAACAGAATCAAAAGTATCTAAAATTCACTTTTTCGATAAAACATTTGACGAAGCTGTTGCAGGTTCTTCAATTACAATCGAATTAGAAAATGATATCAATGTTACAAGAGGCGATATGATTGTGAAATCAGATGAACTTCCAAAAATTGAAAAGGACATCACGACTACAGTTTGCTGGATGGACAGTAAAAAACTGGTTCCGGGAACTAAATATTTGGTACAACACAATACAAACAGAGTTTTAGCAAAAGTAGAAAGCATTAAAAATACAATTGCAACAGATTACTCGGGAACGACAGAAGCTTCACAATTAGCAATTAACGAAATTGGAGAAGTAACGATCAAATTAAGCAAACCGTTATATTTTGATTCATACAACGAAAACAAATCAAACGGAGCTTTCATCTTAATTGATACAGCAACTAACACAACAGCAGGAGTAGGATTCATTCGCTAG